In a single window of the Atlantibacter hermannii genome:
- the potF_2 gene encoding putrescine ABC transporter periplasmic-binding protein, translated as MPLNSWDLVLKPENLAKLKSCGVSFLDAPEEVFATVLNYLGKDPNSEKADDYTGPATELLLKLRPNIRYFHSSQYINDLANGDICVAIGWAGDVWQAANRAKEAKNGVNISYIIPKEGALAFFDVFAMPTDAKNKEEAYQFLNYLMRPDVIAHISDHVFYASANKAATPLVSAEVRDNPGIYPPADVMAKLFTLKVQDPKIDRVRTRAWTKVKSGK; from the coding sequence GTGCCGCTGAACAGCTGGGATCTGGTGCTGAAACCGGAAAACCTGGCGAAATTAAAAAGCTGCGGCGTCTCTTTCCTCGATGCGCCTGAAGAAGTGTTCGCCACCGTGCTGAACTATCTGGGTAAAGATCCGAACAGCGAAAAAGCCGATGATTACACCGGCCCGGCGACCGAACTTCTGCTGAAATTGCGCCCCAATATTCGCTATTTCCACTCTTCTCAGTACATCAACGATCTGGCGAACGGCGATATCTGCGTGGCTATCGGTTGGGCGGGCGATGTCTGGCAGGCGGCGAATCGTGCGAAAGAAGCTAAAAACGGCGTGAATATTTCCTACATCATTCCGAAAGAAGGCGCGCTGGCGTTCTTTGACGTCTTCGCCATGCCGACTGACGCCAAAAACAAAGAAGAAGCGTATCAGTTCCTGAACTACCTGATGCGTCCGGATGTGATCGCCCATATCAGCGACCACGTGTTCTATGCCAGCGCCAACAAGGCTGCGACGCCGCTGGTGAGCGCAGAGGTGCGTGACAACCCGGGCATTTACCCGCCGGCGGATGTGATGGCCAAGCTGTTCACCCTGAAAGTGCAGGATCCGAAAATCGACCGTGTACGCACCCGTGCGTGGACCAAGGTCAAGAGCGGCAAGTAA